In Miscanthus floridulus cultivar M001 chromosome 19, ASM1932011v1, whole genome shotgun sequence, the DNA window AACTGAAACGAGAACATCTCGTCATCAGACGGGCATAGCGATATTCAAGGAAGGAATACTTGCTTTCCAGCAGCTTTCCAGCTTGCTGCCCCACCACGTTTTCTGCGTCGATTGTATTTCTTCGGACCCCCCGCACCACTAGTCTTGTACCATTGCATAGCCCATTGGCAGggtcaatattcctaagcaatatgGCAGGACACCCGAGCTTGAGCTTCAAGACGTGTGGAGGCAGCCTGTTGGGGGTCAGACTGTTATGGAACTCCGCTGGATAGTAGTTATGTGGATCATCTACCGCGGAGTCAAAACTGTGATACACCGTCTCACCGTTTTCATATTAATcatgtgtagggtcgagatggcggactagaaggggggtgaatagtcctttctaaatttaatcgcatcgactaaccgaaacaaatgcggaattaaaataataggtctagccaagactacacctctctatctatgttctctagcaccttgcaaagatcataattaagcaactaaggtgccaagctagctaAAGCTcatctatccaattctaggagcaaagtcacacaaacctataccactagtattttgcacaccgggtagctcctacataattctagtaagcaaaagcacaaagctcctaagttcactagcaatgctcaataacaaggaaaccaatgtcaaattagagagcgcaaatacttagctacacaaactaaggaatatgactaacaaggttacacaaatcaaattagccacgcaaggaagctacttctatgctacacaagcaagaagataactagtgagctacacaagctaactaattacaagagcaactacacaagtacaatgtatatgaaagtaattacaagtttgTGTAAGAGGAttacaaaccaacaggaagaacaattttgacacggtgatttttcttccgaggttcacgtgcttgccaatacgCTACGTCCACACTGTGTCAGtctctcacttggtggttcggcggctaagtggcatcacccgtcaagcccgcacgtcgggcaccacaagaacctaccccgaaagtgagggtagctcaataacacgctcaactagagttgctcttcgcggctcccgcgaggTGAGCAcattgcccctcacaaagctcttctccgaagcaccgcacaagcttcttgtgggcttcgacggagaccaccaccaagccgtctaggagatggcaacctccaaaagtaacaagtaccaccggcttgcaagatgaccacctagtgctactcgatgcaacctcacgatacaatcgcactagaatcgctcactcactcgatcggatgaacactatcaagctcaactACCAATAAgacagaaggttcaccagtctcaccatgtataacatgcacatcttttatttgacACCACTGATGTTtcctttcatgcatgattattgttttatgcatgattattgtttccttccatgcatgattattgtttccttccatgcatgattatcgtttccttccatgcatgattattgtggGATCATAGGCATGGGTAGGCAGACGAACCAAAATAATTGTCACACCAAAAAATACCCAcagtttgttctttttagttgtaagatagcgtgcccgtgcgttgctacgggataacgaataatttatactaaaaatacacggatcgcacgataagataacaatactgttaaattaaataccaacgttaaagtaacatttaatccaaaaagcaaagtttatgaatttaacacagtcacagagtgcgcggcgtcgcaggctcacaaactctagagcttccagagattgggtcgaatccaacctagagcctcagAACCCTGCATCTTTTTCTGGACGGTCTTCACTTCagatgcgccggtagcaatatcaacgatcttcagtcgatggaccaagtcgtatggatccccatacaatggctcagacatgtagattttgttctccttatacttggatacacttgttccgctgaagctttcattgaaatgtttagacatgaacagtgtctgatcaccgatgtccctcgccCTGGACCACTCCGGCATACGggcgtggaggttgcacttgtataTCGCactgctgtaggtgaagctccgtgtctcgtggaacgtgctcatcatggcacccacaatgtgcaactcaccgtttgattccaggtagctgcggtggcagagccctgcaggtggcgacagcgatggaAGCAGCGCCGCTGTTGGAGTAGCGCCGCcggcgttgctgctgcagacggagatttctccagtgcaaTCGATCGctaagaacttgtcttggcagtggacgatggaccccacggaAAACTCCAGcttggtgtcgagcagcgtccatgcgctgtcgactccaacacggcagaacgcgacctccgtggagcacccaagcatggccatggccacgcactcgcggCCAGCGGCGTCAGGCGACGCTGAGAGCACGATCTCACAGAAGAACACGTCCCtcctgtcttctagcttgatggctctgcctgcggCATCCGCATCTccgtagccgttggtgggatggaggacccaccagtcgtggaccctagacacgcgttccgatgaggacgccgccgcgatgtgttcgcctgctggcgggagctcaacgcggggggtacgggcaccggcgaatggatttagcagcgtcacggacgccgcctcgtctatgagcgccagccacccacacgaggagccgcacgccaccttgccgcgcaGGTCGGGCAgtgtcttggacaagaccttcttctctgGGACACAGTAGAAGCCGACGCAGTCCGAGtcggggtcgaacgggagcagcaggagcggcccgaaggtcgcgaacgggatggcggcgcgccatggggagcaagcggatcggaaggacgtcgtatcgtggcctgacgcgagacgctgcccgatggactcgaggagatcctctggtaggccggatctccagtcagggagaggtagggaccttctcttagGATTGGGAGGCTTtgccatggaagacagatgacatcaactatggttcacgtatgaaacagcaagcgagggcgatggaacacgtgagcgtgaaaccaaatgaaaggaggaaaaaaaTTTCCCTTTTGTAAATGcaaagagggaaagtaattaaatgtagccAGATTTGACAAGGTTCTCATAAatacaaagaggttccttttgtcttaattctttttccttctgtgttaattctctttccttttgcttgttgttatgtatgctggtgcatacaAACATGCAATGTATATATTGATAGCACAATATTTTTCTATTTCCTATTTtatcgtgattcctctatcacatgacaggtaatattcaatcaaggaaaTGTCGTGGGATCGCAAGCGTTGGTAgatggacgaaccaaaacaaatgtcgtacCAAAAATGTttacactttgttctttttaattGTAGAAGATATGTTGGGACAAGCCGAGAAGGCATACTCCAGATAACAAATTGTGGTCCAGGCTGAAGCGATGCAATCTGATATCTGATACTAGCAAACCAAAAAGGAAGGTATCTGGCATCATGTCACACAATCATTCTTTCATATATACAGCAAGGTTTCATCTTCATATTGAATTCTGAAATGAAAGTGGTAACACAATGAAAAAATAAGCATGTACAAGAATACCATGCAAATTACTCCACCAATAgtaaaatcaaagaaaagaagtcaTACGGATAGTACAGGTTTATTCATATCAATAAACTACACACAAACAGATAGCGCTCCACTGTTGTGATCTACTGGACTACAAATTGATAGGCACAAAAAGTTACTCCTCGATAAAGACCTCAGGATGAAATGGCTGAATTGCTGGATCATCGGACTCACCGACAATAATGCGTCCACTAGCCAAAGTTTCTTTGAGAAGAAGGTTATCCTCTTGTACGCCAGGCACTTGCAGTGACGCGACATTGGGAGAAACTAGTAGCAATTTATTTAGGGAGGTAGCCTTCCTCAACAAAAGACTCaacggcctgttcggctggttggCCAGCCCACTCATGGAATCACTGTTTATGTGAACAGTGATTtattgtttttctttcacaacaatcagctggaacagtgttttggcttatttttcagtcctgccgaatagACCCTCACTAGTTGCACCTCAAAGCGCCGCCAATTGAAGTTCATGACCTTCACCATTCCAAGCTTGACTAAGCTATCCCCTGGTAGTTCTACGCTCACCTCTTCAACTAAATCCCTCAAGGGCACGTCACTGGTAGCCGGGAGCTGCAAAGATTAACCCCAAACACGCAGAATCATTTCAACAAATAAGAATGCAGACACAGGTTCAGTAAAATGACAAGAGTGACTACTAAGCAAAGCGATACAGAAAGCCGTAAAAAATGGTAACCTGCACAAATAGGTTCTCAAGATTAGAAAAGTGGCAAGACTTGAGGAGCAGATAAATGTCAGCTAGGTTTTGCGTCTCCATTTCAAGCATCAGCAGCTGTAGCTCTTTCAAATTCGGCAATTTGCTCATCTTGTCCCATCGGCAATTTGGTCCATCGTTCAACAAGGAAGATGCAACCTAAAGGGCATGGTTAATGAAACTtgaaaagaatatatatatatatatatatatatatatatgcatatttacgataatgtcaatacatatttacgatagttgggttactataacacatgggaatatttaccataacgttatagtaaaccacttagtaaggagttactgtaaatctcg includes these proteins:
- the LOC136526450 gene encoding uncharacterized protein — protein: MLPDDLSGLTVLTVCSNALKVASSLLNDGPNCRWDKMSKLPNLKELQLLMLEMETQNLADIYLLLKSCHFSNLENLFVQLPATSDVPLRDLVEEVSVELPGDSLVKLGMVKVMNFNWRRFEPNRPLSLLLRKATSLNKLLLVSPNVASLQVPGVQEDNLLLKETLASGRIIVGESDDPAIQPFHPEVFIEE
- the LOC136526449 gene encoding putative F-box protein At5g55150, producing MAKPPNPKRRSLPLPDWRSGLPEDLLESIGQRLASGHDTTSFRSACSPWRAAIPFATFGPLLLLPFDPDSDCVGFYCVPEKKVLSKTLPDLRGKVACGSSCGWLALIDEAASVTLLNPFAGARTPRVELPPAGEHIAAASSSERVSRVHDWWVLHPTNGYGDADAAGRAIKLEDRRDVFFCEIVLSASPDAAGRECVAMAMLGCSTEVAFCRVGVDSAWTLLDTKLEFSVGSIVHCQDKFLAIDCTGEISVCSSNAGGATPTAALLPSLSPPAGLCHRSYLESNGELHIVGAMMSTFHETRSFTYSSAIYKCNLHARMPEWSRARDIGDQTLFMSKHFNESFSGTSVSKYKENKIYMSEPLYGDPYDLVHRLKIVDIATGASEVKTVQKKMQGSEALGWIRPNLWKL